One segment of Aquimarina sp. BL5 DNA contains the following:
- a CDS encoding prohibitin family protein encodes MKTNFFLLIGVLILCSNCAVIRPGEAGVKQTLGKFSDKVSTQGTVAYNPLVSKVIRESTQTKNIKLVLSLPSKEGLSVNSEISILYRLQQSKIPSVLENLGQGYESIITSVFRSASSDVCAQFFAKDMHSGMRAKIEDEIKDKMEVNLKKQADGIELIAVLMKRIQLPNGLANSIERKLQAEQDAMRMEFVLQQAKLEAERKVINAEGERDAQKILSEGLTQEIIKIRSIEAFNKLSESPNSKIIITDGKTPLLIDSDD; translated from the coding sequence ATGAAAACTAATTTTTTCCTTTTGATTGGAGTGTTGATACTATGCTCTAATTGTGCAGTCATAAGACCTGGTGAAGCTGGAGTAAAACAGACATTAGGTAAATTTTCGGATAAAGTATCAACCCAAGGAACTGTAGCTTATAATCCTCTTGTTAGTAAAGTGATAAGAGAATCAACTCAAACGAAAAATATAAAGTTAGTTCTTAGCCTACCAAGTAAAGAGGGCCTTAGTGTTAATTCTGAAATTTCAATTTTATACCGTTTACAACAAAGTAAAATACCTTCAGTATTAGAAAATTTAGGTCAAGGATATGAATCTATAATTACTAGTGTATTCAGATCTGCTTCCTCGGATGTTTGTGCTCAATTTTTTGCAAAAGATATGCACTCAGGAATGCGTGCAAAAATAGAAGACGAAATCAAGGACAAAATGGAAGTAAACCTCAAAAAGCAAGCGGATGGTATTGAACTTATAGCCGTTTTGATGAAACGTATACAATTACCTAATGGATTAGCCAACTCTATTGAGCGAAAATTACAAGCTGAGCAAGACGCAATGCGAATGGAATTTGTGCTCCAACAAGCAAAATTAGAAGCAGAAAGAAAAGTAATAAATGCAGAAGGTGAAAGAGATGCTCAAAAAATTCTTTCAGAGGGATTAACACAAGAAATTATTAAGATTAGAAGTATTGAAGCATTTAACAAATTATCTGAATCACCTAACAGTAAAATAATTATCACCGATGGAAAAACTCCCTTATTGATTGATTCGGATGATTAA
- a CDS encoding ribose-phosphate pyrophosphokinase — translation MPNSITEAKFFACNQSTELAEKIVSAYGAKLGNVITSTYSDGEFQPSFEESVRGSRVFIIGSTHPSSDHLMEMLLMLDAAKRASARHITAVLPYYGWARQDRKDKPRVPIAAKLIAKMLETAGATRIITMDLHADQIQGFFEKPVDHLFASTIFLPYLQSLNLDNLTIASPDMGGSKRAYAYSKALKSDVVICYKQRAKANTISHMELIGDVTGKNVVLVDDMVDTAGTLTKAADLMIERGAKSVRAICTHPILSGGAYEKLKNSKLEELIVTDSIPLKQKSEKIRVITCANLFADVMNRVHHNKSISSKFIM, via the coding sequence ATGCCTAATTCAATTACAGAAGCAAAATTTTTTGCTTGTAACCAAAGTACAGAACTAGCAGAAAAGATAGTATCCGCATATGGGGCAAAATTAGGTAATGTAATTACATCAACATACAGTGATGGTGAGTTTCAACCTTCTTTTGAAGAGTCTGTTAGAGGATCAAGAGTCTTTATAATCGGATCTACACATCCTAGTTCGGACCATTTAATGGAAATGTTATTAATGTTGGATGCCGCAAAAAGGGCTTCAGCAAGACATATTACAGCCGTATTACCATATTACGGATGGGCACGTCAGGACAGAAAAGACAAACCAAGAGTTCCTATTGCAGCAAAATTAATTGCTAAAATGTTGGAAACTGCAGGTGCAACAAGAATTATAACTATGGATTTGCACGCAGATCAGATTCAGGGATTCTTCGAGAAACCTGTAGATCATTTATTTGCATCCACAATATTTTTACCATATCTGCAATCTCTTAATTTAGACAATCTAACCATCGCTTCGCCAGATATGGGTGGCTCCAAAAGAGCATATGCGTATTCTAAAGCACTAAAAAGTGATGTAGTAATCTGTTATAAACAACGTGCCAAAGCCAATACAATTTCGCATATGGAATTGATTGGAGATGTAACAGGTAAAAATGTAGTATTAGTAGATGATATGGTAGATACTGCAGGAACACTAACAAAAGCTGCTGACCTAATGATAGAAAGAGGTGCAAAAAGCGTAAGAGCAATTTGTACACACCCTATTCTTTCTGGAGGTGCTTATGAAAAATTAAAAAATTCGAAACTAGAAGAATTAATCGTTACTGATTCTATTCCTCTAAAACAAAAAAGTGAAAAAATTAGAGTCATAACTTGTGCTAATTTATTTGCAGATGTTATGAATAGAGTGCATCACAATAAGTCTATCAGCTCTAAATTTATAATGTAA
- a CDS encoding 50S ribosomal protein L25/general stress protein Ctc, which produces MKSLTINASQRESVGKKATKALRNAGQVPCVIYGGDTIVHFAAPEIAFKNLVYTPDVHTVVIALDNGTKVNAILQDIQFHPVTDRILHIDFIQIFDDKPITIALPFKTTGNSKGVRNGGVLRFNLRRITVKGLASKLPDVLEGDITNLKIGNKLYVTDVASEDFTILHPENTVICMVKTSRTAVTDDEEDEETEGEATAAEAPAAEA; this is translated from the coding sequence ATGAAGTCATTAACAATCAATGCATCTCAAAGAGAAAGCGTAGGCAAGAAAGCAACAAAAGCCTTACGTAATGCTGGACAGGTACCTTGTGTTATTTACGGTGGAGACACTATTGTACACTTTGCAGCACCAGAAATTGCTTTCAAAAATTTAGTGTACACTCCGGACGTTCATACCGTGGTAATAGCGTTGGATAATGGTACAAAGGTAAATGCTATCTTACAGGATATTCAATTTCACCCTGTAACCGATAGAATCTTACACATCGATTTTATTCAGATTTTTGATGACAAACCGATCACCATTGCTCTTCCTTTCAAAACGACAGGAAATTCTAAAGGTGTTCGTAATGGTGGTGTATTACGTTTTAACCTAAGACGTATCACAGTAAAAGGACTAGCTTCTAAATTACCAGACGTGTTAGAAGGAGATATTACCAATCTAAAAATAGGAAACAAATTATATGTTACGGATGTAGCTAGTGAGGATTTTACAATTCTACACCCAGAAAACACAGTAATTTGTATGGTGAAAACTTCTCGTACAGCAGTTACGGATGATGAGGAAGATGAAGAAACTGAAGGAGAAGCAACAGCTGCAGAAGCACCAGCTGCTGAAGCTTAA
- the pth gene encoding aminoacyl-tRNA hydrolase, with product MLSIFRKWFSKKDEKEETQEELMKKFLVVGLGNIGPKYHNTRHNIGFRILDALAKEESLSFETEKLGDLTTYKHKGRTIVLLKPNTYMNLSGKAVRYWLTKEKVPLENLLVITDDINLSFGTIRVKAKGSAGGHNGLKDIEAQLNTSKYCRFRFGVGAEFSKGRQVDYVLGEWDSEEEAAMPERLDKGIALIKSFATAGLANTMNTFNGK from the coding sequence ATGCTTTCTATTTTTAGAAAATGGTTTTCAAAAAAAGATGAAAAGGAAGAAACTCAAGAAGAACTCATGAAAAAATTTCTTGTTGTAGGTCTCGGTAATATAGGACCTAAATATCACAATACACGTCATAATATAGGGTTTAGAATTCTAGATGCATTAGCAAAAGAAGAAAGCTTGTCTTTCGAAACTGAAAAACTAGGAGACCTCACAACCTATAAACATAAAGGGCGCACAATAGTATTGCTAAAACCAAATACCTATATGAATCTTAGCGGAAAAGCTGTGAGATATTGGTTAACTAAAGAAAAAGTTCCTCTTGAAAATCTTTTAGTCATTACAGACGACATCAATCTATCTTTTGGTACCATTAGAGTAAAAGCAAAAGGTAGCGCAGGTGGACATAATGGTCTTAAGGATATCGAGGCTCAACTCAACACCTCTAAATATTGTAGATTTAGGTTTGGTGTAGGAGCAGAATTCAGCAAAGGCAGACAAGTGGACTACGTTTTAGGAGAGTGGGATTCTGAAGAAGAAGCTGCTATGCCAGAACGATTAGATAAAGGAATTGCATTGATCAAATCCTTTGCAACTGCAGGATTAGCAAATACTATGAATACCTTTAACGGAAAATAA
- a CDS encoding bifunctional riboflavin kinase/FAD synthetase, producing MKRYTDAKTYDNHTPSVVTIGTFDGVHIGHKKIIERLVEAAKRNNLESVILTFFPHPRMVLQKDTNIKLINTIEERIQILEKTGLDSLVIHPFTKEFSRLSAKEYVEEMLVNRLNLRHVIIGYDHRFGRNRNSNITDLASFGIQNDFTVEEISKQDIDDVAVSSTKIREALLDGDIIKANRYLGYNFMLTGKIIKGKELGRKLEYPTANLHIEEDYKLIPKKGVYVVKSQINNKTYFGMMNIGNNPTVNGKHQTIETHFFDASFNLYEKKIQIEMLIRIRDEKKFDSIEALKNAMQEDEDFSRDYINSMV from the coding sequence ATGAAACGCTATACAGACGCCAAAACATATGATAACCATACACCATCGGTTGTAACTATTGGAACCTTTGATGGAGTTCATATTGGACACAAAAAAATAATCGAAAGATTGGTTGAAGCCGCCAAGCGAAACAATCTGGAGTCAGTAATTCTTACCTTTTTTCCACATCCAAGAATGGTTTTGCAAAAGGATACAAATATAAAGCTGATTAATACTATCGAAGAACGGATCCAGATATTAGAAAAAACGGGATTAGATAGTTTAGTAATCCATCCTTTTACTAAAGAATTCTCTCGTCTTTCGGCTAAGGAGTATGTTGAAGAAATGTTAGTTAACAGACTAAATCTGCGTCACGTTATTATTGGCTACGATCATCGTTTTGGACGTAATCGCAATTCTAATATTACGGATCTAGCCTCTTTTGGTATTCAGAATGATTTTACGGTAGAAGAAATCTCAAAACAGGACATAGATGATGTAGCAGTTAGCTCTACTAAAATTCGTGAGGCTTTACTCGACGGAGATATTATAAAGGCTAATAGGTACCTTGGATATAATTTCATGCTTACCGGAAAAATAATAAAAGGAAAAGAATTAGGACGTAAATTAGAATATCCAACAGCGAACCTACACATAGAAGAAGATTATAAACTTATTCCAAAAAAAGGAGTATACGTTGTAAAATCCCAGATCAATAATAAAACATATTTTGGGATGATGAATATTGGTAATAATCCAACCGTAAATGGAAAACACCAAACCATCGAAACCCATTTTTTTGACGCTTCATTTAACTTATACGAGAAAAAGATTCAAATTGAGATGCTCATACGGATAAGAGATGAGAAAAAATTTGATTCTATAGAAGCTTTAAAAAATGCAATGCAAGAAGATGAAGACTTTTCTAGAGATTATATAAATTCTATGGTATGA
- a CDS encoding HTTM domain-containing protein: MINRWLFTQIDNSALIIFRIFFGFLIAAESFGAILTGWVRRTLVEPQFTFNFIGLDFLQPLPGNGMYFYFALMGIFGIFIMIGFKYRWSMIAYTVLWAGVYYMQKSSYNNHYYLLLLLCILMSTLPAGNYFSIDVKKNPALKRISMPRWCILFIIIQLWIVYTYASVAKLYPDWLDYTVARNLMLSRANYPIVGELLQQHWTHVSITYFGILFDLLIIPLLLWRRTRLTAFIISIFFHLFNSIVFQIGIFPYLSLAFTVFFFSKERIHRIFMPKKEFYTANELIIPSYRKFLIPALTIWFVVQLALPIRHWFIPGDVLWTEEGHKLSWRMMLRGRSGSTDFYIEHKDNPEKKLRIDKNQYLSKKQRRLVNTKPDAIWQFAQFLKKEYLKEGKDIAVYVRSNVSVNGKKLKVLIDPDVDLTSVAWNYFTTNPWVIKYDEE, translated from the coding sequence ATGATCAATCGTTGGTTATTTACACAAATAGATAATAGTGCTTTAATCATATTTAGGATTTTTTTTGGATTTCTAATTGCAGCAGAATCCTTTGGAGCTATTCTTACCGGTTGGGTTAGAAGAACTCTTGTAGAACCTCAATTTACTTTTAACTTTATTGGTTTAGATTTTCTGCAACCGCTCCCCGGAAATGGGATGTATTTCTATTTTGCCTTAATGGGTATTTTCGGAATATTTATTATGATAGGTTTTAAATATCGCTGGAGCATGATTGCCTATACAGTTCTATGGGCCGGTGTTTACTATATGCAAAAGTCATCCTACAACAATCATTATTACCTATTACTGCTGCTATGCATTCTTATGAGTACGTTACCTGCTGGGAATTATTTCTCTATAGATGTTAAGAAAAATCCGGCGCTTAAAAGAATATCCATGCCTCGATGGTGTATTTTATTTATTATTATCCAATTATGGATTGTATACACATATGCATCTGTCGCTAAATTATATCCGGATTGGTTAGATTATACCGTGGCAAGAAATTTAATGCTTTCCAGAGCAAATTATCCTATTGTTGGAGAATTATTACAACAACATTGGACACATGTGAGTATTACGTATTTTGGGATTTTATTCGATCTACTAATCATTCCTTTATTACTATGGAGGAGAACCCGTCTCACGGCTTTTATTATCAGTATCTTTTTTCACCTGTTTAATTCTATTGTATTTCAGATTGGGATATTCCCATACTTGTCATTAGCATTTACCGTATTTTTCTTTTCCAAAGAACGCATCCATCGCATTTTTATGCCGAAAAAAGAGTTTTATACAGCAAATGAGTTAATCATTCCTTCTTACCGGAAATTTTTGATCCCAGCATTGACAATTTGGTTTGTGGTTCAACTTGCTTTACCAATTCGTCATTGGTTCATTCCGGGCGATGTTTTATGGACAGAAGAAGGTCACAAATTAAGCTGGAGAATGATGCTTCGTGGGCGATCAGGGTCTACTGATTTTTATATTGAGCATAAGGATAATCCCGAAAAAAAGTTAAGAATAGATAAGAATCAATATCTTTCCAAAAAACAGCGTCGTTTAGTAAATACTAAACCTGATGCGATTTGGCAGTTTGCACAATTTCTAAAAAAAGAATACCTAAAAGAAGGGAAGGATATAGCAGTATACGTTAGGAGTAATGTATCTGTTAATGGAAAAAAACTAAAAGTTTTAATCGATCCTGATGTAGATTTAACAAGTGTAGCGTGGAATTATTTTACAACCAATCCTTGGGTAATTAAATATGATGAGGAATAG
- a CDS encoding histidine kinase: MMRNRHLYIFIILISFSVNAQEKKDWYSAFGKTPALVDSYLYKELKNAKDFQTRAKLIDTIASIHIQTGITDSIIYYGNLLQDEVMSQKELLLNRNLYLSKAYHILGKGKLEKGLYDDAMKHHFDGIEISPIEEMEKMHNLHQIALGVVYLHQLEVETALSIFETCIKNTEDKEVLLLAIKYKADILLFQKKTEEAKENYKKAQELLLTQKNIKVDLDIKIRLGRIDVFENKLEQGLEHFISVKDQALKHNFYDLYIDAVIRVGIIYYRQGHLEASQMVLSTAYANTLQWNKLELQRDVIKVLRNIEVAEKDYENAYNLMTQYVSISNQILENQNKVIAKEMEAKYQTLQKEKEILSLKEEQLLKESEIKRQRTIKKAFLIGFLVVLIPVIALLFLYFQKLKTQIALNKSQKEVNSQKVYGLMKDQELNLVKATMDGQNKERRRLARELHDSIGGNLASIKLQLSSNTSNNESIQTKILNQIDETYHQVRDLSHNLASKKFQNNGISTLIKEYVNNIEQGSKQKISFNPHPEEKINEIENPLKEELFKIIQELLTNTLKHAKADQIDIYLNQYQTILQLLFEDNGIGFNSEKMAEGIGFKNIKNRLHSLSGNMVIDSTIDRGTVINIEIPVS, translated from the coding sequence ATGATGAGGAATAGACATCTTTATATATTTATCATACTGATTTCATTTTCTGTGAATGCGCAGGAGAAGAAAGACTGGTACTCTGCTTTTGGCAAGACTCCTGCGCTTGTAGATTCATATCTTTATAAAGAATTAAAAAATGCCAAAGATTTTCAGACAAGAGCAAAATTAATCGATACGATTGCATCCATTCATATTCAAACAGGGATTACAGATTCTATTATATATTACGGAAACCTGCTTCAAGATGAAGTAATGTCTCAAAAAGAATTGCTTCTAAATCGTAATCTCTATTTATCTAAAGCCTATCATATTCTCGGAAAAGGAAAACTGGAAAAAGGCCTTTATGACGATGCTATGAAACATCACTTCGATGGCATTGAAATATCTCCTATTGAGGAGATGGAAAAAATGCATAATCTGCATCAGATTGCTTTAGGGGTTGTGTATCTGCATCAATTGGAAGTCGAAACTGCGCTATCGATATTTGAAACCTGCATAAAAAATACTGAAGATAAAGAGGTATTGCTTTTAGCAATAAAATATAAAGCAGATATACTCTTATTTCAGAAAAAAACGGAAGAAGCTAAAGAAAACTATAAGAAAGCACAAGAACTTCTTCTTACTCAAAAAAATATTAAAGTTGATTTAGACATTAAAATAAGACTTGGTAGAATTGATGTTTTCGAAAACAAACTGGAACAAGGTCTAGAACATTTTATATCCGTGAAAGACCAGGCCTTAAAACATAACTTCTATGACCTTTATATAGATGCAGTAATTCGAGTCGGAATTATTTATTATAGACAAGGACATCTAGAGGCTTCGCAAATGGTATTATCTACTGCCTATGCAAACACCTTACAATGGAATAAACTCGAGCTACAACGCGACGTAATTAAGGTACTTAGGAATATAGAAGTTGCAGAAAAAGATTATGAGAATGCCTATAACCTTATGACTCAATATGTCTCTATTTCTAACCAAATTCTGGAGAATCAGAATAAAGTTATTGCAAAGGAAATGGAAGCTAAATATCAAACGTTACAAAAAGAAAAAGAGATACTATCCCTTAAGGAAGAACAACTACTCAAAGAAAGTGAGATTAAAAGACAGCGAACCATCAAAAAAGCATTTTTGATTGGTTTTCTGGTTGTATTAATCCCTGTAATTGCCTTGTTATTTTTATACTTCCAGAAATTAAAAACACAAATAGCACTAAACAAGTCTCAAAAAGAGGTGAATTCTCAAAAAGTGTATGGGTTAATGAAAGATCAGGAACTTAATCTCGTGAAAGCAACTATGGATGGACAAAATAAAGAACGTAGACGTCTAGCCAGGGAATTACACGATAGTATTGGAGGTAATCTGGCAAGTATCAAATTACAACTTTCTTCTAATACTAGTAACAATGAAAGTATACAGACTAAAATATTAAATCAAATAGACGAAACATATCATCAAGTGCGTGATTTATCTCATAATCTTGCTTCAAAAAAGTTTCAAAACAATGGAATTTCAACCTTAATAAAGGAATACGTAAATAATATAGAACAAGGTAGTAAACAAAAAATTTCTTTCAATCCTCATCCTGAGGAAAAAATTAATGAAATAGAAAACCCTTTAAAAGAGGAGCTTTTCAAAATAATTCAGGAATTATTAACGAATACATTAAAACACGCCAAAGCGGATCAAATAGATATTTATCTTAATCAATATCAGACGATACTGCAGCTTCTTTTTGAGGATAATGGCATCGGCTTTAATTCAGAAAAGATGGCTGAGGGTATTGGTTTTAAGAACATCAAAAACCGACTTCATTCTCTATCAGGTAATATGGTCATAGATTCTACTATTGATAGAGGTACTGTAATCAATATAGAAATTCCGGTATCCTAA
- a CDS encoding M23 family metallopeptidase encodes MITTTTRRFLASLLILIGSLYRNKRTRKFTLIPMLVIGLGFLLPQKMIIPIKGATTKDWDDNSFWAYPWGSSITHKGIDIFKEKGTDVISATYGIVIYTYEGGKGGKTVMVLGPKWRFHYYAHLDEVDAFPFQPVASGTKLGTVGNTGNAVGKPPHLHYAITTPFPYWWLRDPDIIQGNRKMFYLDPDTWLRE; translated from the coding sequence ATGATCACTACTACGACCAGGCGTTTTTTAGCATCACTTTTAATCCTTATAGGTTCTTTGTATAGGAATAAAAGAACTCGAAAATTTACATTAATACCAATGTTAGTAATTGGTTTAGGGTTTCTATTACCACAAAAAATGATTATTCCGATAAAAGGAGCTACGACTAAGGATTGGGACGATAATTCCTTTTGGGCCTATCCTTGGGGAAGTTCCATTACGCATAAGGGTATTGATATTTTTAAGGAAAAAGGCACTGATGTGATCTCAGCCACTTATGGGATAGTAATCTATACGTATGAAGGTGGTAAAGGAGGGAAGACGGTTATGGTGTTAGGTCCTAAGTGGCGGTTTCATTATTATGCGCATCTGGATGAGGTAGATGCATTTCCGTTTCAGCCTGTAGCGTCAGGAACTAAATTAGGAACAGTAGGTAATACTGGTAATGCCGTAGGTAAACCACCACATTTACATTATGCCATCACGACACCCTTTCCATATTGGTGGTTACGAGATCCTGATATTATACAAGGAAATCGAAAAATGTTTTATTTAGATCCAGATACTTGGTTGAGAGAGTAA